The window GGCCACAACAATTTCCTAAATAATTACACATTCTCTCCCCACATTTCTTTGCAATCTTCTCAGATTAATTTGCTCCCTTTCAGTTCTTTTGATTATTATGCAAACCCTGACAGTCCTTTACTCAAAATGAGCGAATCATCATCTTTATCTACCATTTTGCAAGTCATATTCATTGGATCCCTTAAAATTGCTTAGTTGAAAGAGAGAAGCTATCAGCTTAGAAATAGTGATTGACAACCTACCGCATGAACGATGCTTAATAAGACTTCTCGAGAAGCATGGCCagtcaaaacctttttcatagCATCAGACGTCAATGGAAAATGAGGTCCACCAGAAATGACTTCACCAAAGCGCAAGAAGGGAACCACCAGACTAGAATATAAAACATGGTACAACAATTAGAACATACAGATGGACAACAAAACAAAAGCCGTGAAGGACAGCATCCATGGACAATTATCTGTCAAGCATGTACATGTATTAGACAAACACCAGGTGTGCCTAAATTCGTCAAATGAAGTTTGGAATTGTTGGCATCCCTTTTTAAGGGATTTGTACATTGTCTGccttctcattttttatattaatgctcTATATTAGGTAGAATGAGCAAGTTGTGTCTTACTCGTTAAAGTGTATGATGTACATTGTGGGCCTAGATCCTACAAGCctaagtttttaggaaaattggttgttcaacatggtatcaaagccttatTTGGTGGAAGGTCAAGTATTTGAAGCTCACCATTGCATGTTTATTTACCCAACTTAATAAGCCCAAAAATGAAGGCTACACGTGAGGGAGAGTACtagagtgcatgatatacattgtggacGCAAATCCTACAAGCTCATGCtattaggaaaattggttgtccaACACAACTAACTAAGGAATTTATattattccaaaatttcaatttttctgtAATACCTTGTTAATCCATTGGGCAGTTTCCATAATCGCACTTGTAACTCATGACCCACCATAAATAATATGGCAAACAAAAAAAGGACAATCATATGAATTTCTGTAACCTCTAAGTGACAAATTGAAGcagctaaaaaaataaacaatgcaAAAAGTAAAGGAGAATATGGATCAAACATGCAGGGAACTTGTAGTAATGTacagtaaagaaaaattataatgaaggtctttttaaaaagaaaattggaaaaaaagaagattttgtgccaacttaaaaaatttaaatgagatACTATCTAAGAATTTGTGCCAAATCCATGTCATATATTTGTATCCGAGCAACTTTAATTTCACACTTTATCTAGctttcaaataaacaaatagaagTACAACTTTACATATGAACATcagattaaaaattgaattgtaCCCTGTAGCTAGAAACACTGAGCAACAGAAGAGAAAGAATGACTTCACATAAAAGAAACATCTATTTACCTCAACTCTATTGGAGTAGCAATGAAATTAGCAAGCATCACACTCGGAGAATGACAAAGAGATCCAAGCAATGCAATCGCCATTCCACATAAAAACACAGTTACCCCtgtcattaataaaattagcTAAAGATATGATGTTATCCAAGGAACTCAAGTTACATCGAGTAGCTTTATGCATCCATATCATAAGAAAATACAAGCAGAATTATGCACATGGTTAATTGAATAACTTATGCCTGTTCACCAATTTTGACCAATCAGCACAaccacttaatttatttaaaataagcatTGCAGTAGCAAAAAATGCCTAAGCAAAAACGATGACCTTATCTATAAATAAGAGAAATGGCATGATATAttaagggagaagaaaaaggtaTGCAAACAGGACAATTCAGATTCAGGGAGTTATGGATTCTAGCatcattttagaaaacatctaAAACCTACAAAGATATTAATTTTCTCCTGAGTGGGTCTAACTGTGTAAGAAGGCAGAGCAGGAACGAGATGAGAGAAACATGCTTGCTATAGAACTCTAGTCtgcaaaaaattgttttcctctGCATCTCTTTTAATCAGTTTAGATATAGAAGTAGAAAGAACATCCATCTATTTGTTGCTAGATAGCACTTTCACGTTATTTTCTTCGTTTATTTTGTAGCCAGACAATCATGGCAGATATCTTTCATGAATGGTAATTCACTAGAAAAGTAAAAACAGCACATGCAATAATGGAACAGAACTCAAAAGAATCAAGTGCAAGAATCAAAAAAGGAAAGCATAACAGAGGATTCAAGAAAggtttacaaagaaaaataaattcatgatCTTTAAAAATCTGGAGTTCTCATTTCTGGTGATAGTTATAATGCGGCTCCTAAATgcacaaaaaagaaagaaagtgggGGGGATTAGACCTCAGATACCCAGACTACTCTGAGTGCCTGCTTTGATACTCAACAACATATACAAAAGCATTTTCAATGTCATCCAAGAaagcctaaaaacaaaaaacaaaagaagaaaaaggaagaagaacaTCAGCACCCACAAGTTCTAGGCAGTGAACAATGAAGCTAATCCATGAACCAGCCTTCTTTGTTACACATTGAACACCAATCCAAAATAACCCAATTCTAAGCTGTGAGCAACACTTCCCGCCAAACAACCACCCGCCTCCTCTTTCTCGAAGACATCGGtcttttcaatataattttcacTAGAAGTTACAATTCTGCCAAACGGTTACTAGACCCACATTCTCTTTAAGTTCAAAGTCATAGAATGGcatcaaaatatcataaaatttgcAATACAAAATCGAGATATCATCTGGATGCATTCAATTCATATAGTTGAGTCAGGGTCAAGATGAATACAAACTGCtagaacaataaaataatatttcaaacaaataattttttgattaaTTGATAAAGTTTATTCCCAAAATACtgctattaaaataaaattagaaatgccCAAAACCAACATACCACATACAGGAAATACTCCCAAAGTAATCCCAAGAGCTGCAGAGAAAGCCAATTGCTTCGGCTCCGCCCCCCTAAAAAAATTCAACCCAATTTCTCATCAATACCTCAAAAAATGATCGTTCATGAAGAAATCAGAATCTCAATTGTTTGCTACCAAATTTTAGATCAAACAAGAAGCATTTCAAAATCAATCCAAGTAGAGAACATCAGAAGGCAGATTATAAGCAAAACATAATATCCCTACAAGATTAATATAGTAGCATTGAAAGAGTTGAGCTTGCTTAGTAGTGGAAATGGAATGGcgttttcagttttttttttttttagctaaagaattaaaatttttgactCTTTTTTAATCGCTGAAGTGTTTGCATTTTTCAAAGCTAGTCCTTTCACGTCTTGTGGAAATGTCTCATCTTCAGGAAATCTCCCAAAAACCATTCCATGAAAGTAGGTCAGCAAATTTCCGAAACTGACAACAGTTCTGGATTCCCCAACTAAACAGGCCCTAAAAATCCAAGCATTTCAATTCAAATCCAACACAAAGAAACACACTATTCAAATCCAAACCTTGAACTGATTTACACAGAAACGTACACAAACAGACGTGAATTACTTCCAATATCACCAAATCCTAATCAACCGAGAGAGAAAGGCAGTGACCTGCGAAGGATTTGGAGAAGAGGATCCACGATCTTCTTATTGAACCAAGGGCCAACTCCGATCTTCGTGGGGGAAACCGGCATTTTCTCGAGAAAACTCCGCccaattttcccggaaaaaaatgaaccaaatttaCTTTAGGGTTTCTTCAAGCCTCTTCTTCTCTTTAAATTCCCCCGGTGGATTGAAACTGAAACAATTTCAGACTCATGCAGTATTAAATTTCTCCTAGAAATTGGTGTCGATTCCTTTTCAGAAatgaaatcatttaattttcGTGAGACCGACACAAAGCTTgtttttaaagaagaaattttattttattttacttttattttattcttaaatttgtctTGTTAACAGCAGGAATAAGGTTGTGACGTGGCAACTCGCAACTTGCCACGGTGGAAAGAAGGGgttcttttcaaataataataataataataatttttcaccataatttaaaattttttttcataatttttataacaagtAAAATAAGGGAATTTATACCTTtgtcaataaatataaattaaaaaatggcaATTGAGTTCCATCAAAGAAAGGCATTACCTCCAATGCACTTCGACCGACCATGGGGCttcatattttaaatgtatcttattatatttttaattttcatttttttatttatataaatttttaatcctAATAACATTCATGtattaaatgtaaatataaaatactaCCTTTAATCCTCATACTATATGACCATACAATTAATGGAAATATTTAGAATAGTTTTAggatttatacattttttataaatttaaatataaaaaatattttttcacccTTTAACCACATAATGTGAAagtttttgacttattttaaatttttaattaattctcaattttttatttataaaaatacttaGAAAATGTctcaaatatattctaaataattATCCTCTTTTCAAAACtaacttttaaataattgattttattccaAAATCcgtcaaatatgtttttcaatttcaaaaagtATTTCACCACAACCTCTAAAGGTATGTTTAAtgacattcttttttttttttttttctataaaaaaaatagttatcaagaaatagttttgttttaataactttttaaatgattcttaattgtttttaagaacataattttatttaagaacttaaatatgaaaattaattttttaaatttaatttaatttctctaaAGGTATGTAcactttactttttatttattatttaaaacagaaaataaaataaaattaaattattatttatttaattatatatgaaatagaAATGGAATGAAGTGGTATAAGAAACTATCCATTATCTTAACAGCCATTATAAAGTCCATGCATTTGAtggtaattttaggaaatatttttaatttaaaaaatatttttaaaaaaaaattatgtatttaacaaaattttaaaaatacttttaaaagtttaaaaaatatgttgtaatattgaaaaattgtttacaGTGTTTCCCAAAAAGaaactttatatgcaattattcTAAAAACGCTTCCAACAAAACACATCAACTAAAATATTGTaagaaactgttttttaaaatattccttaaaaaatgtggaatttaaaaatatcaaattcacaacatgttttcaattatttctgaaaatgaaaatgcaaCTGCCAGATGGGCCATGTGGTACAAACTCCCCATCtattcaacttaattttttttaaaaaaaacaaaatattttatcttttatttctgATATTGgactaatatttaaatataaatattttttattcattcactaagtataaaattatttttaaaatacattcctaaatataaaatttaatggtacattatttttatttttacttcataaataaaaaaattgaataatataaaaaataggggTTATTCTTaaactaagtaaatgaaaattcaataataaaataatattcatattattatccatttttataaaatattattaattttctcaataaatactaaataaaattgtacactattatcagatttatatttgaCGTTgctattaaaaattcatttttctaaataaatacaatacaagaatttaattaattttgcagATATTTACCAAAAAGTCCCCGAACTTCTATCATTCTTCACAAAAGCATGGCTTTATGCCTTTGATTTTCTCTCTCAGAAGCCTTTGACTCTGAAAAAATGGCGATCTCTAGGATTGGGAAGAAGCAACCACAGCTTCAGAGACATGGGCGGAGCCAGAGATACCTGAGAATCTCATCTTTCAGATCCGTACGT is drawn from Vitis riparia cultivar Riparia Gloire de Montpellier isolate 1030 chromosome 18, EGFV_Vit.rip_1.0, whole genome shotgun sequence and contains these coding sequences:
- the LOC117906130 gene encoding uncharacterized protein LOC117906130, with the protein product MPVSPTKIGVGPWFNKKIVDPLLQILRRGAEPKQLAFSAALGITLGVFPVCGVTVFLCGMAIALLGSLCHSPSVMLANFIATPIELSLVVPFLRFGEVISGGPHFPLTSDAMKKVLTGHASREVLLSIVHALLGWLVAAPFILVILYIIFLPCCKLLVRKFSPVPSSPKKPVHPHMEVKLKVRDV